The following is a genomic window from Amycolatopsis acidiphila.
ACGCTGCCGTGGCCTGCGCGGTGCCGATCCTCGCCGAACCGGGTGCTGCCCGGCCGGGCGTATCCGGTGTGCGGGGCACTCACCGCGCTCGTGCTGGTCCTGCCCGGCCGCCTCGCCGGGCTGTCGTTCGCCGAGCTCGGGCTGGCCGGCTTCGGGCAGCTGCTCCTGCTGGCCCTGGTGCGCATCCCGCTGGGCACGGTGCTGGTGGAGGAGGTCGCCTTCCGCGGCGTGCTGCCGGCGTTGCTGGGCGCCGGGGACCGCTGGCGCTGGGACCCGGTGCTCGGGGCCGCGGCGCTGTTCGGGCTCTGGCACCTGCTGCCGTCGCCGGCGCTGGAGCAGAACGCGGCGGCCGGGGTGTTCCTCTACTGGTGGCACACCGGTCGCGGCCTGCTCGCGTACGGGCTGGTGCACTTCGCGACCAACTCGGGCGGCCTCGCGCTGGCCTGGCTCGTGGCGGTGCGCCAGCGGGTCACGCTCCGGCGACCACCGTCGGAAACAGCCCTACTCATGAGGTGTCCGGTACCGGGCGATGTAGCGCTGCCGGGCCTCCTCGTCCTCCTCGGCGTGCGCCTCCGCGCGGACGCGCTTGCCGGTGCCGCGCGGGTAGCCGTGCTTGGCCAGCCGGTTCTCGGCCGCTTCCTCCATGTAGACGAAGGAGTAGAAGTAGCCGACCAGCGCGGCCATCAGCACCAGTGCCAGCCGCAGCCCGATCGGCGCCGGCAGCAGCAGCCACACCAGCATCAGCGGTCCGACCAGCACGGTGCTGCGCGCGGCGTGGCGCCAGACCCAGGTGCTCGA
Proteins encoded in this region:
- a CDS encoding DUF5313 family protein: MRQRPNPLQWTWYALGGRLPDRCREWVLHDTTSSTWVWRHAARSTVLVGPLMLVWLLLPAPIGLRLALVLMAALVGYFYSFVYMEEAAENRLAKHGYPRGTGKRVRAEAHAEEDEEARQRYIARYRTPHE